The window ATCACCCAAAACCCCTGAGCCCCCCAATCTCCGCCGTATGCACGTAAATCCGCACGTATGTTTTCGAACATAACTGGCTCTACCGTGTTGGTTGGCTAGCGAATTTGGTGTCACGCAACAACGCCCAGGTCACACGAGTATGCTGCCAACACGCTGCTAAAGCGGCCCGACCGCGGCCTTTCAATAACGCCTTGAGCGCCACAATCAGATCCCCCAGACTCACCAGCAGCATATGTGAGGCCAAACCAGGCAGACCGTAGTGCTTGCGAAAATACAACAGCTGACTTTCGATTTGTAACGTAGGTAACTGGCGATTATCCGCATTGAGCTTGTCAACAGACTTGGCACTTTCACCGCCGATATGCACCACCGTGGTATGCGGGTAGTAAACGACCTTCCAGCCTGCCTGTTTAACGCGTTTGCAGTGATCGATCTCTTCGAAATAAAGGAAGTAGCGCGGATCGAACAAGCCAACCTCGTCGATGACTTCACGACGGATCAGGTAATAGCACCCGGGCACCCAGTCGCACTCACGCACCGAAGCATGGTCCCAGGCCATGTCGTCGATTCTTTTCACCACAGGGACAAAACGTTCAAGCCCTGTATGCGAAAGGAAGACATTTAACGGTGTTGGAAAATAGCGACAGGAGGGCTGCAAATCACCCTCACGTCCAACCAATCGAACGCCGAGGACACCGCAATCAGGATGAGTCTCCATGTAGTCGAGCGTCTTGCTCAGCGTATCCGCGGCCACAAAGGCATCGGTATTGAGGAGCAACGCATACTTGCCCTCCAGGTGTTCAACCAATTGATTATTGGCACGACCAAAGCCAACATTATTTTCATTGGCGAGTTGCACTGCCTCTGGACAGATAGTTGCCAGACATTCCAGCGAATTATCGACAGAGGCATTATCCACCACCAAATAGCGCGTGCGATTCACACTATTTGACTGGCGTAACGCATTAAACATCGGTTGCAACAACTCCGCTGTATTGTAATTGACTACCAATACGTCAAGAGGAGCACTAACCATTGGATCGCGCGCCAAAAAAGTATTCCGCTCTCATTTTAATGAGCGTCGGTTCAAGTTCCGAGTCGTATACACCACTGCGCTGCCTGATAAGGTCAATCCACGGATAAGTGGCACTACGCTCTTCGACTTTCGCCAACACCTCTTCCAGCGTACAAATAACCTTGGCTGGATTACCCGCAACCACCACCCCAGGCGGAACATCTTTTACGACTACAGCACCGGCTGCGACAATCGAATTAGGGCCAACAGTCACACGCGGCAAGATCATAGCGCCATAGCCGATAAAACAATTATCAAGAATGTCGACAGGACCGACAGAATCAAGTTTTCTATCAAAGACCACCTCGAGCATGCCGACTACTCCATCGTGGCCGAACAGCGTGCAACAAGATAAACCTACATTATTTCCGAGTCGTACTAGTGAAGGGTCAGGTATGTTGGCAGCAGGATTGATCCATACGCCTTGACCGATGGAGTGCAGCCCCCCCCACCGAACCATATGTTTAGCCCATTCATACCCGTCCGGTTTACAGAATTTTTTATAGAGCGGAGTCCCATACCCCGTTGTTTTTGCAATATAAGCAATAGTGCGTTTTAGTAGACCAATCATCCTGTCAGCCTCATTAATTCAGCGATAGACACCTGTGCCAAGGTTAGATACACCCTGATTCTTCATTACCACTACCCTAAGCGTAGACGCTTCCCTAAAATCCAACACTCCAATAATCCACCTGCGCCGCGCTCAGGAATACCTGCCCACCCCGGGCCCTATCTGATGGTTGAGATGTTCTGCCAGCCTTAAAGCAAGTTGCAAAAGAGGCATCGTGGGGTTACAGGCACCACCTGTAGAGAACACACTGCTGCCCGCAACGTAAAGATTCTCAACACCAAACACTTTGCAGTTCTCATCG of the Pseudomonas frederiksbergensis genome contains:
- a CDS encoding acyltransferase; its protein translation is MIGLLKRTIAYIAKTTGYGTPLYKKFCKPDGYEWAKHMVRWGGLHSIGQGVWINPAANIPDPSLVRLGNNVGLSCCTLFGHDGVVGMLEVVFDRKLDSVGPVDILDNCFIGYGAMILPRVTVGPNSIVAAGAVVVKDVPPGVVVAGNPAKVICTLEEVLAKVEERSATYPWIDLIRQRSGVYDSELEPTLIKMRAEYFFGARSNG
- a CDS encoding glycosyltransferase family 2 protein: MVSAPLDVLVVNYNTAELLQPMFNALRQSNSVNRTRYLVVDNASVDNSLECLATICPEAVQLANENNVGFGRANNQLVEHLEGKYALLLNTDAFVAADTLSKTLDYMETHPDCGVLGVRLVGREGDLQPSCRYFPTPLNVFLSHTGLERFVPVVKRIDDMAWDHASVRECDWVPGCYYLIRREVIDEVGLFDPRYFLYFEEIDHCKRVKQAGWKVVYYPHTTVVHIGGESAKSVDKLNADNRQLPTLQIESQLLYFRKHYGLPGLASHMLLVSLGDLIVALKALLKGRGRAALAACWQHTRVTWALLRDTKFASQPTR